A single Roseofilum reptotaenium CS-1145 DNA region contains:
- a CDS encoding MFS transporter, with the protein MNKDRVFSILPQLPQPVWILAAGRLLSQIGIGFTLFYAPIFFVNQVGLSATQVGLGLGSSAFSGILGRFLAGNFTDSPQWGRRRTLLLSALVSAFADVILALIVDFPTLVLGNLLMGLGIGLYWPATETVVADVTQLDQRNEAFALARLADNLGLGCGVLLGGLLIEAGVNFRWLFVMDGISFLLFFALIYTAIDETRPQNHKPRPQHGSNWGVALGDRQLQKFVIVNLLFTTYLSQQQSTLPLYLSNFLASGGFSPAIISSLFTGQIAFLALCQLPIARRLNRWSRSQSLMLSLSVWSASFVLVWIAGGVNQEALFWAISALVGMAVATAIYTPSASALVVDLAPEDLRGTYLAINAQCWAIGYLIGPPLGGWVLDQSRIIIDGFWLAIAFSTLLGIQILRSLEGTSR; encoded by the coding sequence TTGAACAAAGATAGAGTGTTCTCTATATTGCCCCAACTGCCACAACCGGTTTGGATTTTAGCGGCGGGTCGTCTCTTATCCCAAATTGGCATCGGATTTACCCTATTTTATGCTCCCATTTTTTTCGTCAATCAAGTGGGACTCTCGGCGACTCAAGTCGGTTTGGGATTAGGAAGTAGTGCTTTTTCTGGCATTCTTGGACGGTTTCTAGCAGGTAACTTTACGGATTCTCCCCAATGGGGTCGCCGCCGTACCTTATTGTTGTCGGCTCTGGTTTCGGCTTTTGCAGATGTAATTTTGGCTCTAATTGTCGATTTTCCAACCCTGGTTTTGGGAAATCTGTTGATGGGTTTGGGGATTGGACTCTATTGGCCGGCAACGGAGACCGTGGTGGCCGATGTAACTCAGCTAGATCAACGAAATGAAGCCTTTGCTCTAGCACGATTAGCTGATAATTTAGGACTCGGATGTGGGGTACTGTTGGGGGGCTTGTTAATTGAAGCCGGGGTGAATTTTCGCTGGCTGTTTGTGATGGATGGTATATCGTTTTTACTATTCTTTGCTCTGATTTATACCGCGATTGACGAAACCCGACCCCAAAACCACAAGCCCCGACCCCAGCACGGTTCTAATTGGGGGGTAGCTTTGGGCGATCGCCAGTTACAAAAGTTTGTAATCGTTAATCTTCTCTTTACCACCTATCTCTCGCAACAGCAAAGCACATTGCCCCTCTATTTGAGCAATTTTCTAGCCTCTGGAGGGTTTTCTCCTGCCATCATTAGCAGCTTATTTACCGGACAAATTGCTTTTTTAGCCCTCTGTCAACTCCCCATCGCTCGCCGTTTAAATCGTTGGAGTCGTTCGCAAAGTTTAATGCTATCCCTATCAGTTTGGAGCGCAAGTTTTGTTTTAGTCTGGATCGCTGGTGGAGTCAATCAAGAAGCTCTATTTTGGGCTATCAGTGCATTAGTCGGGATGGCAGTTGCCACAGCCATCTATACCCCGTCCGCTTCTGCTCTCGTGGTGGATTTAGCTCCAGAAGACTTACGGGGAACCTATTTAGCCATTAATGCTCAATGTTGGGCTATTGGCTATCTGATCGGCCCCCCTTTGGGAGGATGGGTATTAGACCAGTCTAGAATCATTATCGATGGGTTTTGGCTGGCGATCGCCTTCAGCACCCTCCTTGGTATCCAGATTTTGCGATCGCTTGAGGGCACTTCGCGCTAG
- a CDS encoding TetR/AcrR family transcriptional regulator, translated as MTIATSTPKPEAQTRTRILAAAQHLFARKGYDGTTTRDLAQAAGVAEGTLFRHFSNKKAILLEIATQGWIDILTDLLTELSEMGSYRDIAQVMRRRMMSLHRNADRMRVCFMEAQFHPELRDRIQADVIDKMTDVAEAFFQTAMDRGVYRQMNPKIVAQVFLGMFVIAGFSDTTIIEPDASPQSMREMAEGMADIFLHGVLAK; from the coding sequence ATGACTATAGCAACTTCAACCCCTAAACCAGAAGCCCAAACCCGAACTCGTATTCTGGCAGCAGCCCAACATCTATTTGCTCGCAAAGGATATGATGGCACAACAACACGGGATTTGGCTCAAGCGGCGGGGGTGGCGGAAGGAACGTTATTTCGGCATTTCAGTAATAAGAAGGCAATTTTGTTGGAAATTGCGACTCAAGGCTGGATTGATATTTTAACGGATTTGCTCACGGAGTTAAGTGAAATGGGCAGTTATCGGGATATTGCCCAAGTGATGCGACGGCGAATGATGAGTTTGCATCGCAATGCCGATCGCATGAGAGTCTGTTTTATGGAGGCTCAGTTTCATCCGGAATTGCGCGATCGCATTCAAGCCGATGTAATCGATAAAATGACGGATGTGGCAGAAGCATTTTTTCAAACGGCAATGGATCGGGGGGTTTATCGCCAGATGAATCCTAAAATTGTCGCTCAGGTGTTTTTGGGCATGTTTGTGATTGCCGGATTTAGCGATACAACGATTATTGAACCCGACGCATCTCCCCAGTCCATGCGCGAAATGGCTGAAGGGATGGCAGATATTTTCCTCCATGGTGTGCTGGCGAAGTAG
- a CDS encoding DUF3067 family protein has product MTGEELHQLLRNKWGRSYDIQIRRSQGKILVQIMWKYLEQASFPWSPDEYLAHLSRIALYLQDWGATEQLRSYIEQTSDRPRLGKALTLILDLGDRSSEWILEDS; this is encoded by the coding sequence ATGACCGGAGAAGAGTTACATCAATTGTTACGGAACAAGTGGGGACGTTCTTACGATATACAAATCCGTAGAAGCCAGGGGAAAATCTTGGTACAAATTATGTGGAAATATTTGGAACAAGCGTCTTTCCCTTGGTCTCCGGATGAATATCTCGCCCATCTGAGCCGTATCGCCTTGTATCTTCAAGACTGGGGCGCTACGGAGCAATTGCGGTCTTATATTGAACAGACCAGCGATCGCCCCCGTTTGGGTAAGGCCTTGACATTGATCCTGGATTTGGGCGATCGCTCTTCCGAATGGATTTTGGAGGACTCTTAA